A genomic stretch from Helianthus annuus cultivar XRQ/B chromosome 1, HanXRQr2.0-SUNRISE, whole genome shotgun sequence includes:
- the LOC110927012 gene encoding uncharacterized protein LOC110927012 encodes MTTRNQEVDRIARDVSRLDEFTAQTQESLLSLKATFDAMQATFSKMEQQGTMVQRNEGDRTGNNRLTKVKFPKFNGDDVEGWLYKCEHFFSIDETPERYKVRYAAVHLEGRALQWHQGFMKSTRKQICDVTWDEYTRNASTRFAATLIEDALGALKVLTQTGDLDEYCDKFDLLLNKVTLPDEYTISLFIEGLKPEIKCHVKMFKPKTLRETYSLARLQEQTNKTLGWDSLNVTSSNGYKYNSTRTNNLTSIAKQPVLATPVNSAPSNALVPKKVTNKYIDDKRAKGECFYCNEKYVAGHSRVCKGKKQLFLVEVDEYPEDEELEGLEEESSVQGDPHISLNALMDIPSYSTMQVIGTIGTKQLYILLDSGSTHNFMSCTLAQKLKCPVKQINNVQVTVADGNKVECVNVCKDFQWVMQGNWFTADMLVIDLNNYDIVLGIQWLETLNDIIWNFKNLTMRFNVAGQDFELKGTKKQGVSLCSMEKMAMMIKSQVNLVQAQLFTMQDPVGEHYMYQPRIGEGQTHEGLSNLLQEYEDVFEVPKGLPPSRPFDHKIVLKDDKVNLNLKLYRYPGAQKDIIEQMTQELLDSGVIRHSSSSFDAPVVLVKKKDGSWRMCVDYRRLNEATVKDVFPIPLIEELLDELHGASIFSKLDLRLGYHQVRMYEPDIYKTAFKTYQGHFEFLVLPFGLTNAPATFQSLMNATFKDVLRKCALVFFDDILVYSGTWRQHLLDLQTVLHLMRINSLKAKRSKCSFAGDKVEYLGHIITKEGGFH; translated from the coding sequence ATGACTACTAGAAATCAAGAAGTGGATCGCATTGCGAGGGATGTCAGTCGTTTGGATGAGTTTACAGCCCAAACTCAGGAGAGTTTGCTAAGCTTGAAAGCAACTTTTGATGCGATGCAAGCAACATTCTCAAAGATGGAGCAACAAGGAACAATGGTACAAAGGAATGAAGGTGATAGAACCGGTAACAATCGATTAACAAAGGTTAAATTTCCAAAATTCAATGGTGATGATGTAGAAGGCTGGTTGTATAAGTGTGAACACTTCTTTTCAATTGATGAAACTCCTGAAAGATACAAAGTCAGATATGCTGCTGTGCATTTAGAAGGAAGAGCTTTGCAGTGGCATCAAGGGTTTATGAAGTCTACTAGGAAACAGATCTGTGATGTAACTTGGGATGAATATACTAGGAATGCATCTACTAGATTTGCTGCAACACTAATAGAAGATGCTCTAGGTGCACTCAAGGTGTTAACTCAAACTGGTGATTTAGATGAGTACTGTGATAAGTTTGATCTACTTCTAAACAAGGTAACTTTACCTGATGAATACACAATCAGTTTATTCATTGAAGGGCTGAAACCAGAAATTAAGTGCCATGTTAAAATGTTTAAGCCAAAAACCTTAAGAGAGACTTATTCTTTGGCTAGACTACAAGAGCAAACAAATAAGACACTGGGTTGGGATAGTTTGAATGTTACCAGCTCTAATGGGTACAAATATAACTCTACAAGAACCAATAATTTGACTAGTATTGCTAAGCAGCCTGTGCTAGCAACACCTGTCAATTCAGCCCCATCAAATGCATTAGTGCCAAAGAAAGTCACAAATAAGTATATAGATGATAAAAGGGCAAAAGGGGAATGTTTTTACTGCAATGAGAAGTATGTAGCAGGTCATAGCAGAGTTTGTAAGGGTAAGAAACAGTTGTTTTTAGTGGAAGTGGATGAATATCCTGAAGATGAGGAGTTGGAAGGATTAGAGGAAGAATCTTCTGTGCAGGGTGATCCACATATTTCATTGAATGCCCTTATGGATATTCCTTCTTATTCCACTATGCAAGTCATAGGAACAATTGGTACTAAACAATTGTATATTCTGCTGGACAGTGGATCTACCCACAATTTCATGAGCTGCACTTTGGCTCAAAAATTGAAGTGTCCAGTCAAACAGATCAACAATGTACAAGTTACTGTGGCAGATGGTAATAAAGTAGAGTGTGTAAACGTGTGCAAGGATTTTCAATGGGTCATGCAAGGCAACTGGTTCACTGCTGATATGTTAGTTATTGATCTCAATAACTATGATATCGTGCTGGGCATTCAGTGGTTGGAAACCCTGAATGACATTATATGGAACTTTAAAAATTTGACTATGAGGTTTAATGTGGCTGGTCAAGATTTTGAGTTAAAAGGAACTAAGAAACAAGGAGTGAGCTTATGTTCAATGGAGAAAATGGCAATGATGATCAAATCACAAGTCAATTTGGTGCAAGCTCAACTATTCACCATGCAAGATCCAGTAGGAGAGCACTATATGTACCAACCAAGAATTGGAGAGGGTCAGACTCATGAAGGGCTTAGCAACCTGTTACAAGAATATGAAGATGTGTTTGAAGTACCTAAAGGATTGCCACCTTCAAGACCCTTTGATCATAAAATTGTGTTAAAAGATGATAAGGTGAATTTGAACCTTAAACTTTATAGGTATCCGGGAGCTCAAAAGGATATCATTGAGCAAATGACTCAAGAACTGTTGGATTCAGGAGTAATAAGGCATAGCAGCAGTTCATTTGATGCACCAGTGGTTCTTGTAAAAAAGAAAGATGGCTCTTGGCGAATGTGTGTGGATTATCGAAGACTTAATGAGGCAACAGTCAAAGATGTATTTCCTATTCCCTTAATTGAAGAGCTGCTGGATGAGTTACATGGAGCTAGCATATTTTCTAAACTGGATCTTAGGTTAGGTTATCATCAGGTTCGAATGTATGAACCTGACATATATAAGACAGCTTTTAAGACATATCAAGGGCATTTTGAATTTTTAGTCTTACCATTCGGCCTCACTAATGCCCCAGCTACTTTCCAATCGTTAATGAATGCTACATTCAAGGATGTTTTAAGGAAGTGTGCACTAGTGTTTTTTGATGATATTCTAGTCTATAGTGGCACTTGGCGGCAGCATCTGTTGGACCTTCAAACCGTGCTTCATTTAATGAGAATTAATTCTCTTAAAGCCAAAAGGTCTAAATGCTCCTTTGCAGGGGATAAAGTTGAATATTTAGGCCACATTATAACTAAGGAGGGGGGTTTTCACTGA
- the LOC110871594 gene encoding MDIS1-interacting receptor like kinase 2, which produces MAAFKTIMNLLFYIAFVSLLPLKTTSTSRTQAEALIKWKHTLSSSPYSMNSWSSRNIQNLCNWTGVTCNEGGTISTISLPGSSISGTLTSFQFSSFPNLTHFDLNNNQVSGVIPSAIRNLSSIVYLDLSSNLFEDEIPQEIGRLTQLRYLDLNNNSLTGAIPIQISNLQKVWYLNLGGNYLTDPNWSDFSSMPALTFLSLYHNRLEHGVLDFIIQSKKLTYLDLSANLLKGSLPETLFINLRNLEYLNLTDNLFQGELSKNFYNLTKLKELRLGTNQFSGPILQDLHLFPNLEVIQLFENLFEGRIPSSIGQLQNLRHLDLNLNRLNSSIPYELGFCSKLTYLALAENSLSGELPISLSNLTLITYLGISENNFSGEISSDFITNWTKLVSLQVQHNLFTGTIPREIGLLTDLEVLFLFNNSFTGSIPLEIGNLENLQRLHLQSNNLSGIIPADLGKNSPFLTSVSFSYNSFSGELPSGLCSGFRFEMFMVNGNKFTGLLPDCIKNCTNLSRIRLDGNQFYGDISQVFGVHPNLKDIFLGDNQFTGEISSEFGNFKKLSTLRLERNRISGKIPPELGDLQQLGALRLEQNQLSGEIPSELGKLHDLFNLNLSNNLLSGQIPQSFGNLTKLEVLDLSANNLNGSIPTTVGNFARLTSLNLSNNELSGELPSQIGNLFGLNSLLDLSSNSFSGRIPQDLSKLNTLENLNLSHNNFSGPIPESLATFMISLQSIDLSYNNLSGPIPDVRIFKQAPPASFTGNPHLCGSEKGLSPCNIESTPTKSRENKLVILVLVPVLGFVLIANVVAMFCIITRKGSNDIDEENTSNNTGNLPSDLVVWEREGKFTFDDIVKATENFDEKYCIGKGSFGSVYKVKLPTGQIMAVKRMTNSDEIPARNKQSFENEIRALTEVRHRNIIKLHGYCREEGGMYLVYEYMENGSLGDVLYGVDAILNLDWVTRVKIVQDLAHALAYLHHDCKPPIVHRDVSINNVLLEADMVPRLSDFGIAKLLNPNSSNWTGVAGSYGYTAPELALTMRVTEKCDVYSFGVVAFEILMGRHPWELLTSLQSPNSTSTSPDNLLLSLKDILDERLLPPTDREAEQVVYVLKVALACTCVSPESRPSMRNVAQELSASTQL; this is translated from the exons ATGGCAGCATTTAAAACCATCATGAATCTTCTCTTTTATATTGCATTTGTTTCTTTGTTGCCATTAAAGACCACATCAACATCAAGAACACAAGCAGAAGCACTTATTAAATGGAAGCATACCTTATCATCATCACCATATTCAATGAATTCTTGGTCTTCAAGAAACATACAGAATCTTTGCAACTGGACCGGTGTTACGTGCAATGAAGGTGGTACAATCTCCACGATTAGCCTCCCGGGTTCATCGATTTCGGGTACATTAACATCTTTTCAGTTTTCTTCATTCCCAAATCTGACCCATTTCGACTTAAACAATAACCAAGTTAGCGGTGTGATCCCATCCGCCATTCGCAACCTCTCGAGCATTGTGTACTTGGATTTGAGCTCGAATCTTTTCGAAGATGAAATCCCACAAGAGATTGGAAGGCTAACACAGTTAAGATATCTTGATCTTAATAATAATAGTCTTACAGGTGCTATCCCAATTCAAATAAGCAATCTTCAAAAGGTATGGTACTTGAATCTTGGAGGGAATTACTTGACTGATCCAAACTGGTCTGACTTTTCATCTATGCCCGCGTTGACTTTTCTCAGTCTTTACCACAATAGACTTGAACATGGAGTTCTTGATTTCATTATCCAGTCCAAGAAGTTGACTTATCTTGACTTGTCAGCAAACCTTTTGAAGGGCTCTTTACCTGAAACATTATTCATCAATTTGCGCAATCTTGAATACCTTAATCTCACAGATAATCTGTTTCAAGGTGAGCTGTCAAAGAATTTTTACAATCTTACAAAATTAAAAGAGCTTAGACTAGGAACCAACCAGTTTTCAGGTCCAATTTTGCAGGATTTACATTTATTCCCCAATCTTGAAGTCATTCAGTTGTTTGaaaatctatttgaaggaagaATCCCTTCTTCTATAGGTCAGCTTCAAAATCTTCGGCACCTAGATCTCAATTTGAATCGACTCAATTCTTCGATTCCTTATGAGCTTGGATTCTGTTCTAAGCTCACATATTTGGCGCTCGCTGAAAACTCGTTATCCGGCGAGTTGCCAATCTCTTTATCCAATCTGACCTTGATTACTTATCTTGGTATCTCTGAAAATAACTTTTCTGGTGAAATTTCTTCGGATTTCATCACAAACTGGACCAAATTGGTCTCTTTGCAGGTTCAACATAATCTCTTCACTGGTACTATCCCACGAGAGATTGGTCTATTGACAGATCTCGAAGTTCTTTTTCTATTCAACAATAGTTTCACCGGCTCTATTCCTTTGGAGATTGGAAACTTGGAAAATCTGCAACGTTTGCATCTTCAGTCTAATAATCTCAGTGGAATTATTCCTGCAGACTTGGGCAAGAACAGTCCGTTTTTAACAAGTGTTAGCTTTTCATACAACAGTTTCTCTGGAGAACTACCTTCGGGTTTGTGCAGTGGCTTTCGGTTTGAGATGTTCATGGTGAATGGCAATAAGTTCACAGGGTTGTTACCAGATTGCATAAAGAACTGCACGAACCTAAGTCGAATCAGGCTGGATGGAAACCAGTTCTATGGGGACATTTCACAAGTATTTGGGGTGCATCCTAATCTCAAAGACATCTTCCTCGGTGACAATCAATTCACAGGTGAAATCAGTTCTGAGTTTGGAAATTTCAAAAAGCTATCAACTCTACGATTGGAAAGAAACAGAATCTCTGGAAAAATCCCTCCCGAGCTTGGAGATTTGCAGCAGCTAGGCGCTCTACGACTAGAACAGAACCAACTTTCTGGCGAAATTCCAAGCGAACTCGGGAAATTACACGATTTGTTCAATCTCAATCTCAGCAACAATTTGTTAAGTGGTCAAATCCCTCAGAGTTTTGGCAACTTAACTAAACTCGAAGTTCTCGATTTATCGGCAAACAATCTGAATGGAAGCATACCAACAACAGTAGGAAACTTTGCAAGGTTAACAAGCTTAAACTTGAGTAACAATGAATTGTCTGGAGAACTACCATCTCAAATCGGAAACTTATTCGGATTAAACTCTCTCTTGGATCTAAGCAGCAATTCATTCTCCGGAAGAATTCCTCAAGATCTGTCAAAGCTTAACACACTCGAGAACCTCAACCTCTCACACAACAATTTCTCAGGTCCAATTCCTGAATCACTAGCTACATTCATGATTAGCTTACAATCAATCGACCTCTCGTACAACAATTTGTCAGGTCCAATTCCGGATGTCCGCATATTCAAACAAGCACCGCCAGCATCCTTTACTGGAAATCCACATCTGTGTGGATCCGAAAAAGGATTATCTCCGTGTAACATCGAAAGCACACCGACGAAATCAAGAGAAAATAAATTGGTAATTTTAGTTCTCGTACCAGTTCTTGGTTTCGTTTTGATAGCAAATGTGGTTGCTATGTTCTGTATAATTACTCGAAAAGGATCAAACGATATCGACGAAGAGAACACAAGTAATAACACCGGAAATTTACCTTCAGATTTGGTTGTATGGGAAAGAGAAGGTAAATTTACGTTCGATGATATTGTAAAAGCCACCGAAAACTTCGATGAGAAGTATTGCATTGGAAAAGGAAGCTTCGGAAGTGTGTACAAAGTGAAGTTACCTACTGGACAGATCATGGCAGTGAAGCGGATGACGAATTCCGATGAAATTCCGGCAAGAAACAAGCAGAGTTTCGAGAACGAGATACGAGCCTTAACGGAAGTCCGGCACCGGAATATTATCAAACTGCACGGCTACTGTCGCGAAGAAGGTGGGATGTATTTGGTGTATGAATATATGGAGAATGGTAGTTTGGGGGATGTACTTTATGGAGTAGATGCAATATTGAATTTGGATTGGGTTACTAGGGTTAAAATTGTTCAAGACCTTGCACACGCGTTAGCTTACTTGCATCATGACTGCAAGCCTCCTATTGTTCATCGAGACGTATCGATAAATAATGTTTTACTCGAGGCTGACATGGTTCCACGTTTGTCGGATTTTGGGATTGCCAAACTGTTGAACCCGAACTCGAGTAATTGGACTGGTGTTGCTGGATCCTACGGTTACACGGCACCAG AACTTGCACTCACGATGAGGGTTACAGAGAAATGCGACGTTTACAGCTTTGGAGTCGTAGCCTTTGAGATTCTGATGGGGAGACATCCTTGGGAACTTTTAACATCTCTACAATCACCAAACTCAACCTCAACTTCCCCAGATAATCTACTTCTATCCTTGAAAGATATCCTAGACGAAAGGCTTTTGCCACCAACGGATAGAGAGGCCGAACAAGTGGTGTATGTACTTAAGGTTGCTCTAGCTTGTACGTGTGTATCACCCGAGTCAAGACCTTCAATGCGCAATGTTGCCCAAGAACTATCAGCTAGCACTCAATTATAG